In Xylanibacter ruminicola 23, a single genomic region encodes these proteins:
- a CDS encoding 16S rRNA (uracil(1498)-N(3))-methyltransferase: MKEARYFFVPDAENQTELPTDEAMHAMRVLRLKSGDELFLMDGVGNYFRAQVTVAATHHCYYEILEKLPQEPQWKGHLHLGIAPTKMMDRMEWMMEKATEVGIDEVSFLNCKFSERRLVKLVRLDKIVTAAVKQSHKAWKPQVNEMVHFNHFLEQPIQGRKYIAHCYEEVPRVELFDELRKPSDSQDATVLVGPEGDFSIDEVKAAVAAGWVSVSLGSARLRTETAGLAAVMMMQLAQK, translated from the coding sequence ATGAAGGAAGCAAGATATTTTTTTGTGCCTGATGCCGAGAACCAGACCGAGCTGCCTACCGACGAGGCCATGCACGCCATGCGTGTGCTGCGCCTGAAGAGTGGCGACGAGCTGTTTCTGATGGATGGGGTAGGTAACTACTTCCGTGCGCAGGTTACGGTTGCAGCCACCCATCACTGCTATTACGAAATATTGGAGAAGCTGCCACAGGAGCCCCAGTGGAAAGGCCACCTGCACTTAGGCATTGCGCCCACCAAGATGATGGACCGCATGGAGTGGATGATGGAGAAAGCCACCGAAGTTGGTATCGACGAGGTGTCGTTCCTTAACTGTAAGTTCTCCGAGCGCCGCCTGGTAAAGCTGGTGCGCCTGGATAAGATTGTAACCGCTGCCGTTAAGCAGAGCCACAAAGCCTGGAAGCCCCAGGTCAACGAGATGGTACACTTCAACCATTTCCTCGAGCAGCCCATTCAGGGTCGTAAGTACATCGCCCACTGCTACGAGGAGGTACCCCGTGTAGAGCTGTTCGACGAGCTGCGCAAACCATCCGACAGTCAGGATGCAACCGTGCTGGTAGGTCCCGAGGGCGATTTCTCAATCGACGAGGTGAAGGCAGCCGTAGCTGCCGGTTGGGTATCAGTAAGCTTAGGTTCAGCTCGCCTGCGCACC